The following are from one region of the Nicotiana tomentosiformis chromosome 7, ASM39032v3, whole genome shotgun sequence genome:
- the LOC117278603 gene encoding UDP-glycosyltransferase 73C3-like — protein MISQDKQLHFLLIPLMSQSHIIPLTDFAKLLAQHGINVSIITTPLNAQRYKSLITQSLKFNLKIQLIPLHFPCEELGLPKGCENMDSLPSTNLYKEFFLACETLKKPLEKIIQKLETKPSCIVSTGGLSWTQEIADKFKIPRYVFQTISCFALLCSQEIETRNSQLPNETTTKQSDDVQSVVHQIKWSQNLARGTLINTFDELEPFYVDEYKKIMKNVFCVGPVSLCNKKVDEIINRGNEGSVDNEHSYLTWLNSMKPKSVVYVSFGSLCHMSFLQIKEIGLGLESSNVPFVWIIRGLNVSSEVKKWLSDENFEEKVKGRGIIIKGWAPQLMILSHPSVGGFLTHCGWNSTLEGITCGVPMITFPMFADQFYNEKLIVDVLKIGIRVGIEEKNKVLVKKEEVKKAINQLMNEGFESKERRKRTKELAIMSKEAMQESGSSYLNIKLLIQDVMQLVNN, from the coding sequence ATGATTTCCCAAGATAAACAACTCCATTTCCTATTGATTCCCCTAATGTCCCAAAGCCATATAATACCTTTAACTGATTTTGCAAAATTACTAGCCCAACATGGAATTAATGTCTCTATTATTACCACACCCCTCAATGCACAAAGGTACAAATCATTAATCACTCAGTCTTTGAAATTTAACCTCAAAATCCAACTCATTCCCCTACATTTCCCATGTGAAGAACTTGGTTTGCCTAAGGGATGTGAAAATATGGATTCACTTCCTTCAACAAATTTATACAAAGAATTTTTTTTAGCTTGTGAAACACTAAAAAAACCACtagaaaaaataattcaaaaattggAAACAAAACCAAGTTGTATTGTTTCAACAGGTGGTCTATCTTGGACACAAGAAATAGCTgacaaattcaagattccaaggTATGTTTTCCAAACAATTTCTTGTTTTGCTCTCCTTTGTTCTCAAGAAATTGAAACTAGAAATTCCCAGCTACCTAATGAGACTACAACAAAGCAATCTGATGATGTTCAAAGTGTTGTACACCAAATTAAATGGTCACAAAATTTGGCACGAGGTACGTTGATTAATACGTTCGACGAATTGGAGCCATTTTATGTTGATGAATACAAAAAAATCATGAAAAATGTTTTTTGTGTTGGTCCAGTATCATTATGCAACAAAAAAGTGGATGAGATAATTAACAGAGGTAACGAGGGTTCTGTCGATAATGAGCATAGTTATTTGACTTGGCTTAATTCAATGAAGCCAAAATCTGTGGTTTATGTTTCATTTGGTAGCCTTTGTCACATGTCATTCTTGCAAATAAAAGAAATTGGATTAGGGTTGGAATCATCAAATGTGCCTTTTGTATGGATAATTAGAGGATTAAATGTTTCATCAGAAGTTAAGAAATGGCTAAGTGATGAAAATTTTGAAGAGAAGGTAAAAGGAAGAGGCATAATTATTAAAGGTTGGGCACCGCAACTTATGATCTTATCTCACCCGTCGGTCGGAGGATTCTTAACGCATTGTGGATGGAATTCGACTTTAGAAGGAATTACTTGTGGAGTACCAATGATTACTTTTCCAATGTTTGCTGATCAATTTTACAATGAGAAGTTAATAGTGGATGTTTTAAAGATTGGAATTCGAGTTGGGATTGAAGAGAAGAATAAAGTTTTGGTTAAGAAGGAGGAAGTCAAGAAAGCAATAAATCAACTCATGAATGAAGGATTTGAAagtaaagaaagaagaaaaagaacaaaggaATTAGCAATAATGTCAAAGGAGGCAATGCAAGAAAGTGGATCTTCTTATTTGAATATCAAGTTATTGATTCAAGATGTCATGCAACTAGTCAACAATTAG